One Chordicoccus furentiruminis DNA window includes the following coding sequences:
- the asrA gene encoding anaerobic sulfite reductase subunit AsrA, protein MGYILSADGFAALIEKLRGTYRIYAPVRKKGAGRFTDTDVILYDEVSGASDIELGKKSDYAFKEFLTPLSETLFFFTEKEVKEADLNPKPVLIFLRSCDLHAVKRQDQIYLANGKEKDWFYQRRRDLVKFVLIGCGESFDNCFCASMGSNRSDDGYLFSVDVRDGKYCSDVKDASLAPLFEEAGGEKADITPLFVTENKTKVTIPEKVPLSIFRDPLWDEYTTRCIGCGRCNFVCPTCTCYSMQDVYYTENGKVGERRRVAASCMVDGYTDVAGGGQYRKSQGDRMRFKVLHKIYDYRKRFGYDMCVGCGRCDDVCPEYISYTNIIGKVSAACAKADGEEARS, encoded by the coding sequence ATGGGATATATTCTCAGTGCGGACGGCTTCGCGGCGCTGATCGAAAAGCTTCGCGGGACGTACCGGATCTATGCGCCGGTCCGTAAGAAGGGCGCCGGGCGGTTCACTGACACCGACGTGATCCTTTATGACGAGGTGAGCGGGGCGTCGGACATCGAGCTCGGGAAAAAATCGGACTACGCGTTCAAGGAATTTCTGACGCCGCTCAGCGAGACGCTGTTTTTCTTCACGGAGAAGGAGGTGAAGGAGGCGGATCTGAATCCGAAGCCGGTGCTGATCTTTCTCCGGAGCTGCGATCTTCACGCCGTGAAGCGTCAGGACCAGATCTATCTCGCCAACGGGAAGGAAAAGGACTGGTTTTATCAGCGCCGGCGCGATCTCGTGAAGTTCGTGCTGATCGGCTGCGGGGAGAGTTTCGACAACTGCTTCTGCGCCTCGATGGGCAGCAACCGGTCCGACGACGGCTATCTCTTCTCCGTGGATGTCCGGGACGGAAAGTACTGCAGCGACGTGAAGGACGCTTCGCTTGCGCCGCTTTTCGAGGAAGCCGGAGGAGAGAAGGCGGATATCACGCCGCTTTTCGTCACGGAGAACAAGACGAAGGTGACGATCCCGGAGAAGGTGCCGCTCAGCATCTTCAGGGATCCGCTCTGGGATGAGTACACGACGCGCTGCATCGGCTGCGGCCGCTGCAATTTCGTATGTCCGACCTGTACCTGCTATTCGATGCAGGACGTTTACTACACGGAGAACGGAAAGGTCGGCGAGCGCCGCCGCGTCGCCGCCTCCTGTATGGTGGACGGCTACACTGACGTGGCCGGCGGCGGTCAGTACCGGAAGTCTCAGGGCGACAGGATGCGCTTCAAGGTGCTTCACAAGATCTACGATTACCGGAAGCGCTTCGGCTATGACATGTGCGTGGGCTGCGGCCGCTGCGACGACGTCTGTCCGGAGTATATCTCCTACACGAACATTATCGGGAAGGTCAGCGCCGCCTGCGCGAAGGCGGACGGAGAGGAGGCCAGATCATGA
- the asrB gene encoding anaerobic sulfite reductase subunit AsrB: MSMNPYLPFPSRILDVIRHTGKEYTFRMHFTGDVKPGQFFEVSVPKFGEAPISVSGIGPDYVDLTLRRVGRVTNEVFEKYKGDTMLLRGPYGNGFDLSLYEKGETVVVAGGTGVSPVRGVVSALAGMDNAKDKYVIVGFRSPDDMLFRDDLKAWDSALNLTLTVDGAPDGYTGRIGLVTKYIADLPLKDPETAKAVVVGPPPMMKFTIIELKKKGFLDENITVSYERKMCCGLGKCGHCRVNDRYICLDGPVFNYTEAREMMD; encoded by the coding sequence ATGAGCATGAATCCTTATCTTCCTTTTCCGTCTAGAATCCTCGACGTGATCCGTCACACCGGAAAGGAATATACATTCCGGATGCATTTCACGGGAGACGTGAAGCCGGGCCAGTTCTTCGAGGTGTCCGTGCCGAAATTCGGCGAGGCCCCGATCTCCGTCAGCGGCATCGGACCGGACTATGTGGACCTCACGCTGCGCCGGGTCGGCCGGGTGACGAATGAGGTTTTTGAGAAATACAAGGGCGACACGATGCTCCTCAGAGGCCCCTACGGCAACGGCTTCGATCTCAGCCTTTACGAGAAGGGCGAGACTGTGGTGGTGGCCGGCGGTACCGGCGTCTCCCCGGTCCGCGGCGTGGTTTCCGCGCTCGCCGGGATGGACAACGCGAAGGACAAGTACGTCATCGTCGGCTTCCGGAGCCCGGACGACATGCTGTTCCGCGATGATTTGAAGGCGTGGGACAGCGCGCTGAATCTCACGCTGACCGTGGACGGCGCGCCGGATGGCTACACGGGCCGGATCGGTCTTGTCACGAAGTACATCGCGGATCTTCCTCTGAAGGATCCGGAAACGGCGAAGGCCGTGGTGGTCGGTCCGCCGCCGATGATGAAATTCACGATCATCGAACTGAAGAAGAAAGGCTTCCTCGACGAGAACATCACCGTCTCCTATGAGCGGAAGATGTGCTGCGGTCTCGGTAAATGCGGTCACTGCCGCGTGAACGACCGCTATATCTGTCTGGACGGGCCGGTCTTCAACTATACCGAAGCCAGAGAAATGATGGACTAA
- the asrC gene encoding sulfite reductase subunit C gives MDINVGKLKKNAFRYSKVRGETASRIRIPGGVIDAKAMQRIVEIAEKYGNGVIDITNRQGIEIPGIALEDMEKVNAEVQAVIDSVGTNQAKRDAGYPSSGTRNVVACPGERLCPFGCYDTTELARKMEAQIFPNDRHVKIDFTGCSNDCAKVRMSDVGVIGMTEPQYDPDRCVACGQCVNFCRRRSVGALSLVNGKVVRDTKKCIGCGVCVVYCPTRAWTRSKEHYFRIVLLGRTGKKNPRMAEDFIKWADEDTVLKIGKNVYAYIEEYIDPNAVEHKEHIGYIVDRTGFDEFKKWILKDVELGPKAEVTERLYWGGKHYDEK, from the coding sequence CTGGATATCAACGTCGGCAAACTGAAGAAAAATGCATTCCGCTACTCCAAGGTCCGCGGCGAGACCGCCTCGCGTATCCGGATCCCCGGCGGCGTGATCGACGCGAAGGCGATGCAGCGGATCGTCGAGATCGCTGAAAAGTACGGAAACGGCGTCATCGACATCACGAACCGTCAGGGCATCGAGATCCCCGGCATCGCGCTTGAGGATATGGAGAAGGTGAACGCCGAGGTGCAGGCCGTCATCGACTCGGTCGGAACGAACCAGGCGAAGCGGGACGCGGGCTATCCCTCGTCCGGCACACGGAATGTCGTCGCCTGTCCGGGCGAGCGTCTCTGCCCCTTCGGCTGCTACGACACGACGGAGCTGGCGCGGAAGATGGAGGCGCAGATTTTCCCCAATGACCGCCATGTGAAAATCGACTTCACGGGCTGCTCCAACGACTGCGCGAAGGTGCGGATGTCCGATGTGGGCGTCATCGGCATGACGGAGCCCCAGTATGATCCGGACCGCTGCGTCGCCTGCGGCCAGTGCGTGAATTTCTGCCGCCGCCGCTCTGTGGGCGCGCTTTCGCTGGTCAACGGCAAGGTCGTCCGGGACACGAAGAAATGCATCGGATGCGGCGTCTGCGTCGTCTACTGCCCGACCCGTGCCTGGACGCGCAGCAAAGAGCACTATTTCCGGATTGTCCTTCTCGGGCGCACGGGCAAGAAGAACCCGCGGATGGCGGAGGACTTCATCAAGTGGGCGGACGAGGACACGGTGCTGAAGATCGGGAAGAACGTTTACGCCTACATCGAGGAGTACATCGACCCGAACGCGGTGGAGCACAAGGAGCATATCGGCTACATCGTCGACCGGACCGGCTTCGATGAATTCAAGAAGTGGATTCTGAAGGACGTGGAGCTGGGACCGAAGGCGGAGGTGACAGAACGTCTCTACTGGGGCGGGAAGCACTACGACGAGAAATAA
- the istB gene encoding IS21-like element helper ATPase IstB → MMTAKEQTGILDDINGYCKKLFFTAAIPEMCQTDGTPKQIEYLRDALKKEIENREINHIHRLIKRACFPVYKTFDGYDFCQTKLPPALAKEDLLNVSFIEKKQNLVLYGPVGLGKTHMAIAAGVLACKKGYKVRFYTVTELVLKLAEARKNGTLERLRTTLNQQDLLILDEWGYVPVDRDGSELLFQVISDSYESRSLILTTNIEFSKWGGIFTDEQMAAAMIDRLVHHGHLIMFDGKSYRMQHALMRQTVPRNEEIVS, encoded by the coding sequence ATGATGACAGCAAAGGAACAGACCGGGATACTCGACGACATCAACGGTTACTGCAAAAAACTGTTTTTCACGGCAGCAATCCCAGAAATGTGCCAGACGGATGGTACCCCTAAGCAGATCGAGTATCTGCGCGATGCCCTCAAAAAGGAAATCGAAAATCGGGAGATCAATCACATCCACCGGCTGATCAAACGAGCCTGCTTCCCCGTTTATAAAACCTTTGATGGCTATGACTTTTGCCAAACCAAACTGCCTCCAGCTCTGGCAAAAGAGGATCTGTTAAATGTCTCTTTCATCGAAAAGAAGCAGAACCTGGTTCTCTATGGACCAGTGGGGCTTGGGAAGACACACATGGCAATCGCCGCAGGCGTACTGGCCTGCAAAAAAGGCTATAAGGTGCGTTTCTATACGGTGACTGAATTGGTTCTGAAACTCGCCGAGGCGCGAAAAAACGGTACGCTGGAGCGCCTGAGAACAACTCTTAACCAACAGGACCTGCTGATCCTCGATGAGTGGGGGTATGTGCCGGTAGATCGGGATGGATCCGAGCTGCTTTTTCAGGTGATATCGGACAGCTACGAAAGCAGGAGTCTGATTCTGACCACAAATATCGAATTTTCAAAATGGGGAGGCATCTTTACGGATGAACAGATGGCTGCCGCGATGATTGACCGTCTCGTCCATCATGGACACTTAATCATGTTCGACGGGAAAAGTTATCGGATGCAGCATGCATTGATGCGCCAGACAGTACCCCGGAATGAAGAAATCGTGTCCTGA
- the istA gene encoding IS21 family transposase, with translation MSDINHIRDLYQSGYKISEIHKKTGADPKTIKKYLEKEDFSDNPVTVSPKASILDPFKPVIRQWLEEDRKHWCKQHHTAQRVYDRLVEEQGYTGSYETVQRYLKKIRKDVQNKASQELVWDPGYAQVDFGEADFYEDNRCVRRKYLVVSFPFSNDSYTQLFCGENAECVCQGLEDIFTHIGGVPPVLIFDNATGVGHRVHDKVIETEMFKKFRAQYRFQVRYCNPESGWEKGNVENKVGTIRRNLFVPAPHYHDMVEYNKTLLPMNERKAAKPHYKKLQLIKDLFKEDQKQFLSLPSRPFDVCRYDWFKADGYGKVCIDGKHYYSTKPELHNQKVLIGIRAHYIDVLEENGQLIVRHRRQYGDVRTDVSDYSTTLSVLSRNAGAWNNSGIRKELPDPLRDYLDGLEKPELKEKLRLMSGLNDEYGYRAAVDAMTMSLKNGDVNSSDATIIAQRITGYGIDTPPESGPSLEVYDRAFLGPGREDEAS, from the coding sequence ATGTCCGATATCAATCATATCAGAGATTTATACCAAAGTGGCTATAAGATCAGTGAAATTCATAAAAAAACCGGTGCTGATCCAAAAACCATAAAGAAATACCTGGAGAAGGAGGATTTTTCGGACAACCCAGTTACGGTTTCGCCAAAGGCATCCATTCTTGATCCGTTTAAACCGGTGATCAGGCAGTGGCTTGAAGAGGACCGAAAACACTGGTGCAAACAACATCATACAGCACAGCGGGTCTACGACCGGCTGGTTGAGGAACAAGGTTATACAGGCAGCTATGAGACAGTACAGCGGTATCTGAAAAAGATCCGTAAGGATGTCCAGAACAAAGCTTCGCAGGAACTGGTCTGGGATCCCGGCTATGCTCAAGTGGATTTCGGAGAGGCGGATTTCTATGAGGACAACCGTTGCGTCCGCAGGAAATATCTGGTCGTTTCGTTTCCGTTCAGCAATGACTCCTATACTCAGCTCTTCTGTGGTGAAAACGCAGAGTGCGTCTGTCAGGGACTTGAGGATATCTTTACCCACATCGGAGGAGTTCCGCCGGTCCTGATCTTCGACAATGCTACCGGAGTCGGCCATCGGGTACATGACAAAGTCATCGAAACCGAGATGTTTAAAAAGTTCCGTGCTCAATACCGCTTTCAGGTCAGGTACTGTAATCCGGAATCCGGCTGGGAAAAGGGCAATGTCGAGAATAAAGTAGGGACGATCCGGAGAAACCTCTTTGTGCCAGCGCCACACTATCATGACATGGTCGAATATAACAAGACTCTGCTCCCAATGAATGAGCGCAAGGCTGCCAAGCCTCATTACAAGAAGTTGCAGCTGATCAAAGATCTCTTCAAAGAAGATCAGAAGCAGTTCCTGTCCCTTCCATCAAGGCCATTTGATGTATGTCGGTATGATTGGTTCAAGGCGGATGGCTACGGCAAGGTATGCATTGACGGAAAGCATTACTATTCAACCAAACCTGAACTCCATAATCAGAAAGTGTTAATCGGTATCAGAGCTCATTACATTGATGTTCTCGAGGAAAATGGTCAGTTGATCGTACGGCACCGACGTCAATACGGCGATGTACGGACCGACGTTTCTGATTACAGCACGACACTCAGTGTACTTTCCCGAAATGCCGGTGCCTGGAACAACAGCGGTATACGGAAGGAACTTCCGGATCCGCTCAGGGATTACCTGGACGGACTGGAAAAACCGGAGCTTAAGGAAAAGCTCAGACTTATGAGCGGGCTTAACGATGAGTATGGTTACAGAGCGGCTGTGGATGCCATGACTATGTCCCTTAAAAACGGAGATGTTAATTCATCCGATGCCACGATTATTGCGCAACGCATCACAGGCTATGGTATTGATACTCCTCCGGAGTCAGGACCATCTTTAGAAGTGTATGATAGGGCGTTTTTGGGTCCAGGAAGGGAGGATGAGGCATCATGA
- a CDS encoding TlpA family protein disulfide reductase, whose translation MSIWKIRRHSRLLPALLAVCLLTGCGAADRGGQSAAQSVSSVSSESGTLAQPEDFLPQNLAYGERPPASDLEDAKGNAVSLTDAYSGVPVWIVFFASWCPDCDGQLDSASRMQRIADEEGARLVFIDRLSPDRESVNAAEKKLDEKGVTWSPFPSKESGKADLLIDRNEALYRQWGIQEIPTSVFLDKAGRVTAMKNKTMTAGECEGFVEKGLKGGAFLVNTFLRARLMTESDGETAVRTGTARTSDTPSGADVLSESQGLRMQYDIMAGDLDDFACVWSFVKDRMLVSGLPAWYVTESGKPAEADAFLDDIRIWDALDQAGSEYQKDADALFEAIAEGCLTDNGAVSFVSLGKGKKLSRAKRSDSISLCYLDLSVLGRMAERDSRFRKAYREAEKVLEGGYLGDSFPLYASSYSYADRAYSDSELNTVEALCTFLNLARAGRLPDASLAWLKKNTAAGTLYARYTTDGTAVSGYTYFATSVYGLAALIAEEVGDSELREQAVRKMERYQRLDAEDDWFGGFCAEGVDTSAFDQLIPLLVYEEGNF comes from the coding sequence ATGAGCATATGGAAGATCCGCCGACATTCCCGTCTCCTTCCGGCGCTGCTCGCCGTCTGCCTGCTGACAGGCTGCGGCGCGGCGGACCGCGGAGGTCAGAGCGCGGCCCAATCTGTTTCGTCGGTGTCTTCGGAAAGCGGAACGCTGGCGCAGCCGGAGGACTTTCTTCCGCAGAATCTGGCGTACGGCGAGCGGCCGCCGGCTTCCGATCTGGAGGACGCGAAGGGGAACGCGGTTTCTCTGACGGACGCGTACAGCGGCGTACCCGTGTGGATCGTGTTTTTTGCGAGCTGGTGCCCGGACTGCGACGGGCAGCTGGACAGTGCGTCCCGGATGCAGCGGATCGCGGATGAGGAGGGCGCAAGGCTTGTCTTCATTGACAGGCTCAGCCCGGACAGGGAATCCGTGAACGCGGCAGAGAAGAAGCTGGACGAAAAGGGCGTGACATGGTCGCCTTTCCCGTCAAAGGAATCGGGGAAGGCCGACCTTCTGATCGACCGGAATGAGGCACTGTACCGGCAGTGGGGCATACAGGAAATTCCCACGTCTGTGTTTCTGGACAAGGCTGGCCGGGTGACGGCCATGAAGAACAAGACGATGACGGCGGGCGAGTGTGAGGGCTTTGTGGAGAAAGGACTGAAAGGCGGCGCCTTTCTGGTGAATACCTTCCTTCGCGCCAGGCTGATGACCGAATCGGACGGTGAGACGGCGGTCCGGACGGGAACGGCGAGGACATCGGATACCCCTTCCGGAGCGGATGTACTTTCCGAGAGCCAGGGACTCCGGATGCAGTACGATATCATGGCGGGCGATCTGGATGACTTTGCCTGTGTCTGGTCCTTTGTGAAGGACAGGATGCTGGTCAGCGGCCTGCCGGCATGGTACGTGACAGAGAGTGGAAAGCCGGCCGAGGCGGATGCTTTTCTGGATGATATCCGCATCTGGGACGCACTGGATCAGGCCGGAAGCGAGTACCAGAAAGATGCGGACGCGCTGTTTGAGGCGATCGCGGAGGGATGTCTCACGGACAACGGGGCGGTGAGCTTCGTCAGTCTGGGTAAGGGGAAAAAGCTTTCGAGGGCGAAGCGCTCAGACAGTATTTCGCTGTGCTACCTCGACCTCTCTGTCCTTGGCCGGATGGCGGAGCGGGACAGCCGCTTCCGCAAGGCGTACAGGGAGGCGGAGAAGGTCCTGGAGGGCGGGTATCTCGGCGATTCATTCCCGCTGTATGCATCTTCCTACAGCTACGCAGATCGTGCTTACAGCGACAGTGAGCTGAACACGGTCGAGGCGCTGTGCACATTCTTGAATCTTGCCCGGGCGGGAAGGCTGCCGGACGCGAGCCTTGCCTGGCTTAAGAAGAACACAGCAGCGGGAACGCTTTATGCCCGCTACACCACGGACGGGACCGCTGTCAGCGGGTATACCTATTTCGCCACTTCGGTGTACGGCCTCGCGGCGCTGATCGCGGAAGAAGTGGGAGACAGCGAACTCAGAGAACAGGCGGTCCGGAAGATGGAGCGGTACCAGAGACTTGATGCGGAGGATGACTGGTTCGGCGGATTCTGTGCGGAGGGCGTGGATACCTCGGCCTTTGACCAGCTCATTCCGCTTCTGGTTTACGAAGAGGGAAATTTCTGA
- the wsfD gene encoding glycan biosynthesis hexose transferase WsfD, whose protein sequence is MAQAIEKQSAQRKVRGGLKKAGRALTTLRRRFNDRLAGKYSPRTAALLTAAAVGVIAAVLLLTPQSVGVADDGSLSDVMKRAGLKCRKMDLEYPTGAYFVRQYLYAAPEGTRVSLLFLMIRWAEAIDSFFTGDNLFDIHFLAALYLVFYLPAVWLATTELIRRVHYASEALVIALLGIFLFGDGAILCYFNSLYPESCWIILLLYIFGLCLAMQSGDRVTREAALIGLGAVGVLIAFVESHCVVITIGVVIFVVRQIMIRGTEFQTRVIAAAEAFVLALSVFMGARQGFSRFTVESKFNAMTTGVLLESKNPAETLEEFGIDGRFEVLTDTSVYQDYPVTRTDNRELKKDFLDQYTVADIGFYYLRHPLQMFSLLSLGVRSSFQMNRTYVGNFERSAGLPERARNVLFTVFSTFTGTTAPRTIGLLVILAVLYAFQFRRTRQRRGRQQTERSRIAALDTFFLAFGLAVGHTLYIVLRSGSSEIERYGTVCGFCIWIMSAMFAAEILHRAGLVRTEDRKG, encoded by the coding sequence ATGGCACAGGCCATTGAGAAACAATCAGCGCAACGGAAGGTCCGGGGCGGACTGAAGAAAGCGGGACGCGCTCTGACTACTTTGCGCAGGCGGTTCAACGACAGACTGGCTGGGAAATACTCTCCCCGGACGGCGGCGCTTCTCACGGCGGCCGCGGTCGGCGTGATCGCAGCCGTCCTGCTGCTGACGCCGCAGTCGGTCGGTGTGGCGGATGACGGATCGCTGTCTGACGTCATGAAAAGGGCGGGACTGAAATGCCGCAAGATGGATCTGGAGTATCCGACGGGCGCCTACTTTGTCCGACAGTACCTGTACGCGGCGCCGGAAGGTACCCGTGTGTCCCTTCTCTTTCTGATGATCCGCTGGGCGGAGGCGATCGACTCATTTTTTACTGGTGACAATTTGTTTGATATCCATTTTTTAGCCGCGCTGTATCTGGTTTTTTATCTGCCGGCGGTCTGGCTTGCCACGACGGAACTGATCCGGCGGGTTCACTATGCGTCCGAGGCGCTGGTCATCGCGCTTCTCGGCATTTTCCTGTTTGGCGACGGCGCGATCCTCTGCTATTTTAATTCGCTTTATCCGGAAAGCTGCTGGATCATTCTCCTTCTGTATATCTTCGGTCTGTGCCTTGCCATGCAGTCCGGGGACAGGGTCACGCGGGAAGCTGCTCTGATCGGGCTCGGCGCCGTCGGCGTGCTGATCGCATTTGTGGAGTCACATTGTGTCGTGATCACCATCGGGGTCGTGATTTTTGTCGTTCGGCAGATCATGATCCGGGGCACGGAGTTTCAGACAAGAGTGATCGCGGCGGCCGAAGCGTTTGTACTTGCACTGTCGGTATTTATGGGAGCGCGGCAGGGTTTTTCTCGGTTTACCGTGGAATCAAAATTCAACGCCATGACGACGGGGGTGCTGCTGGAATCGAAGAATCCGGCGGAAACGCTGGAGGAGTTCGGCATCGACGGGCGCTTCGAGGTGCTGACGGACACCTCGGTTTATCAGGATTATCCGGTGACGCGCACGGACAACAGGGAGCTGAAGAAGGATTTTCTGGATCAGTACACGGTGGCGGATATCGGCTTTTACTATCTTCGCCATCCGCTGCAGATGTTTTCGCTTCTCAGTCTGGGAGTCCGTTCTTCTTTCCAGATGAACCGGACGTATGTGGGAAACTTCGAGCGGTCGGCGGGGCTTCCGGAACGCGCCAGAAATGTATTATTCACTGTCTTTTCAACCTTTACAGGCACGACGGCGCCCCGGACCATCGGCTTGCTGGTGATTCTCGCGGTGCTCTATGCATTCCAGTTCCGGAGAACGAGACAGCGAAGAGGAAGGCAGCAGACGGAGCGAAGCAGGATCGCCGCGCTGGACACGTTCTTCCTTGCGTTCGGGCTGGCGGTCGGCCATACCCTGTATATTGTTCTGAGGAGCGGATCTTCGGAGATTGAGCGGTACGGGACTGTCTGCGGCTTCTGCATCTGGATTATGAGTGCCATGTTTGCGGCGGAAATTCTGCACCGGGCCGGTCTGGTCAGAACGGAGGACAGGAAGGGATGA
- a CDS encoding GGDEF domain-containing protein, giving the protein MSEQEKREHTGKSADGSAKKGKGIRMSLTVPTENTKGTRASGVLLRQDLGLLMFLFGLLGAAVLVSLSSTDALRVQNMTLMLVLATVCMLAMMRAGTAAVIAAALEILFFTIYKLFDYAENGTPIETGAYWWPALIVVTVAGALLFIRGFSRIEQINGILNERVGELTVTDPLTGLQNLRGLYATLSRDMANAHRHEEMKFGLMMIRLRYADEIRKVLTRGEFDEVRIRIARIAEKTLRLEDEVFTIDDEGSVAVICITDEEGAAVVRDRLMSALTADGAFPAIRERTLRLDFSAVYRMYEMELNHDAMKYVELVENEFAYEV; this is encoded by the coding sequence ATGAGTGAGCAGGAAAAAAGAGAACATACTGGGAAATCCGCGGACGGCAGCGCGAAAAAAGGGAAGGGGATCCGGATGAGTCTGACCGTTCCGACAGAGAACACGAAGGGAACGCGGGCAAGCGGCGTCTTGCTGCGGCAGGATCTCGGCCTTCTGATGTTTCTTTTCGGGCTGCTCGGCGCGGCCGTTCTGGTTTCGCTCAGTTCCACGGATGCGCTGAGAGTACAGAATATGACCCTGATGCTGGTGCTGGCGACGGTCTGCATGCTGGCCATGATGCGGGCGGGAACCGCTGCTGTGATCGCGGCTGCGCTGGAGATTCTGTTTTTTACGATCTACAAGCTTTTTGATTATGCGGAGAACGGGACTCCGATCGAAACCGGCGCGTACTGGTGGCCGGCGCTTATCGTGGTGACCGTGGCCGGCGCGCTGCTCTTTATCAGAGGATTTTCCAGGATTGAGCAGATCAACGGCATCCTGAACGAAAGAGTCGGGGAACTGACTGTGACCGATCCGCTGACAGGACTCCAGAATCTCCGGGGCCTGTATGCGACGCTTTCCCGGGATATGGCCAATGCGCACCGCCACGAGGAGATGAAGTTCGGACTGATGATGATCCGGCTGCGGTACGCGGACGAGATCCGCAAGGTACTGACCCGGGGGGAGTTCGATGAGGTCCGCATCCGGATCGCCCGGATTGCCGAAAAAACCCTGCGGCTTGAGGATGAGGTCTTTACGATTGACGATGAAGGCTCTGTCGCCGTCATCTGCATTACCGATGAGGAGGGCGCGGCGGTGGTGAGAGATCGGCTGATGAGCGCGCTGACAGCGGACGGCGCGTTTCCTGCTATCAGAGAACGCACCCTGCGGCTGGACTTTTCCGCCGTTTACCGGATGTATGAAATGGAACTGAACCATGACGCCATGAAATATGTGGAGCTTGTCGAAAACGAGTTCGCCTATGAGGTATGA